cagctgagagaggaaggtggggagcatgtgagacaccacaaaaaaggaggaaagataaagactgggactgtgtaacctggtgaaatctagagtattcaacaattgtgataaaatgtacaaatatgttcttttacgagggagaacaagcaaatgtcaaccttgcaaggtgttaaaaatggggaggcattgggggagggatgcaatcaacataaactagggactgtaactaatagaatcattgtattgtgcttcctttaatgtaacaaaggtgatataacaAGGTCAATGTAGATAAGAAGGGGGAtagaggaggcatgttagacagttgacattggtggtattgtctgattctttactctactttgatttaaggttatttttcttttgctgcttcctagctgtcattttttttcctctttcttttgcttctctaccttcgactctccctcctgccttgtggaaaaaatgaagatgcccttatatagatagtggtgaaggtggtgaacacataaatatatgaccatacagagaaccatcgattatttacttaggatggaatgtatggtaagtgaacaaaaccatgttaaaaaaaaaatgggttgatgacaaaacctcgagggcaatatactgagggaaataagccagacacataaggacaattattgcagggtctcactgataggaactaattataatatgtaaactcatagacatgaaatataaggtaccaagatacaggacgaggcttaagaatggggagtgtttgcttagtatgagcagaatgttcaactaggatgaacttaaatgtttggaaatgaacaggggtgttggtagcaagatgtgagaacaactaacagtgccgaatggtgtgtgaatgaggtggaaaggggacgctcagagtcatatatgtcaccagaaggaaagttggaggtcaaaagatgggaatgtataaaactgaatcctatggtgggcaatgtccatgatcaactgtacgaatactagaaatcgcttccatgaaccagaacaaatgtatgacaatacaattagcagttaataatagaggggcatatagggaagaaatatatgcctattgcaaactatatactacagttagtagtatttcaacgttctttcataagcagtaacaaatataatataccaatactacgagtcaacaattgaggagggttggttagggataggggaggattagagtttccttttctttttttcttttttcatcttttactttatttcttgtctggagtaatgaaaagtttctaaaaattgaacaaaaattaagtgtggtgatggatgcacagctgtatgagagtacccaggggcaagtgattgtacactttggatctttggataattgtatggtatctgaacaatctcaataaaaatgaaaaaaaatcaattgattcataccagtcttttaaaaaagatattaatCTCATTAAAATGGTCAACATTACTTcaattattttgataaaatttttgtGCAATTTAAACACACAttgaaaatgtaattgtttttctCTGATTAAAAATGTGCTATATTTGAGTATCATTCAGAGTGATGAAGTCTTAccataataaatacaaatttatatttcactttttaatgtttaaatttcaaaacatttccctttaaaatgcaattttcttttttcttttttctgttttgtgctTTACTCTAAACACTTAAGTAGTGCTAAATGCCTTATAAAATTGTGATCAAAATCAAATTATAACTTAAAATGAAGTACCTACCATAGTATCTTAATCAAAGATACTCAAAAATTTTAAGAccatttatttgctgttctttccatAGTTAAAGCCTAGAAGCCTCAGAATATGTTCCCTGTTCCTTTTGTAACTTATTGAATACCATTTttcctacactttttttttccttcagcatcATTTTGTAAATTCTTAGCTCTTTCAGTGTTCAATTCAAGTCCccctttttgtattttctatggATTCAAATCCATAATAGATGATTCCTAACCCATGAAGAAAGgtcttcattttaaatgttttgggtcaatgaaaaaaaaatgggtacaTTGCATTCCAAATGCACATATTgttttgttcaataaatacttgttttgtACTCATGTAAGGGCAATGGCTTGATGGaatgtaataaataaaattgtgttCCTTTCAGATATGGATCAATGTGTCAAATGTCCTGAAGACCAATATCCAAATAAACAGAGAGATCAATGCAACCCTAAAATTATGACTTTTTTGTCTTATGAAGATTCCCTAGGAGTTGTTCTGGTGTCTATGGCCATTAGTTTGTCTCTCCTCACAGCTCTGATTTTAGGACTTTTTATTCGATATCAAGACACACCCATTGTCAGAGCAAATAACCGAAATCTAAGTTACCTCCTACTTGTCAccttaaagttttgttttctctcctccTTGATGTTTATTGGTCAGCCTAACTCAGTCACTTGTATTCTGAGACAAACATTCTTTGTAGTTATATTTTCTGTGGCTGTTTCTGCTGTTTTAGCAAAGACCTTCATTGTCATTGTGGCCTTCAAAGCCATCAAACCAGGAAACACATTACATATGTCCAAGGTGACCCAGTTCTCAAATGCTATAGTCTATATTGGCTCCCTCTTACAAATATGTATCTGTGCATTCTGGCTGGGAACCTCTCCCCCTTTCCCCGACATGGACACACAATCTGAGTTTGGACAAATCATCCTTAAGTGTAATGAGGGATCCACTACCGCCTTCTACTGTGTACTGGGTTACTTGGGTTTTCTGGCATTAATGAGCTTGACAATTGCTTTTCTGGCCAGAAGGCTGCCAGACACTTTCAATGAGGCAAAAATGATCACATTCAGCATGGTGGTTTTCTGCAGTGTGTGGATTTCTTTCATACCCACATATCTGAGCACCAAAGGCAAGGCCATGGTGGCTTTGGAAACCTTCTCAATCTCGGCTTCCAGTGCTGGCTTACTGGGTTGTATATTTCTTCCCAAATGCTGTGTGATTCTACTGAGATCAGataagaattcaagaaaaaaattacttggaCAAGTTCCTTCCCAAAGGCAAAAGGTTTAATATTCAAGCTGCATCATTGCTATGAAATGAGCAATAATATGGAAACAAAGAGTCAAGATGTTTCATGAATTAAATGCATTTCTAAAACCATGAAAATTGCTGTTACATAAAGTGTCGTCATTATCGTTGGAGACAGCAACTCATAGTTGAAAAATCTCTGTGATCTGACAGAAAAATATTCACACTAAGTACCTCTCCTGGTTGACACTTCCTTTCATTTTGATCAATTAGAATGTCCACTTAGTCACAATTTTCTCACCTCTATCAACATGTAATAGATTAAGGACTAACAAAAAATTAGAGTAAGgattaaatggaatcatgtatgTGAAAACAAACTAGGCACTCAAAAATATGTTTCCTTTCTGTTCATCTTACTCTGGTTATTTGCTtcacatttaattaaaattatattttatagaattatagGTTCTTGTggtagaaagaatcagtgatattTGATCCTTCCTCATTAAACTAGTTTTATAGACAAAGTCAAATAAAAATTTGAGCTCTGTGTTTTGTATATTGTATTCTGTATTAATCCATGGGTTCTGGTCAAATTCATTGATCAAAGTTTAAGTAAAGTCCTGAGGGAAAGTAATGGAGCAACTCAGGAAAATGACAAAGCTTTATCACTGAGGATGCCCATCACATAGCTAGAGAAAGTGGACTTACTGAGAGGATCCCAACATTATTTGAAGAGAGTTGCTTAGTAATATAGTCAGATTTTTCAAACACTTTGTCTTCTACCTCTCCACACTAGTGATACATATCACCTACAATATTTTAATCTAGTTTTAGTTTCTTAGTCTGCCTAAGCAAATACCATAGATTGGTTTCAgctttacaatgggaatttatttgctgatgGTTTTCAtccctgaaaaatgaaaaaaatcaaggcaTCCTTAAGGTGTTGTTTTCTCCCCTAAgaatgtggcattctggggctggtaaTGGTGATTCTGGAGTCCTTTGtcccatggcaaggcacaaggcaTCATCTCATGGTTTCTCATTTCTCGTCCAAGTTCAACTTCTtacctctgtggctttctctctctcagtctgaattccattctctcataaaggactccaataataggaatAAGGCACATACTGATGGAGGATTAAGACCTTAATCTACtgaaatatcctcaacaaaagtCCCTACTAATAGTGGtttcactcccacaggaatgggttagatttaaaaccatatttttctgggtacatacagcttcaaaccaccaccccACCCTCTGGTCCATAAAAACACTTTCTTTCTACCTGCTAAATGCATTCATTCAATCACAAtgtccccaaagccttaagtcatttcaagCATCCAGAACCAGTGCTTAGCACAAAGGCTCATCAAAATCTGTTATACAGGTGTCTGTTCTGGGGTCAATTCCCCTGTCTGTGGACCCTAGTGatcaagttatctgcttctaatttAAAATGGAGAGACATACATAGGATATACATTCCCATTCCTATTGGgtgaaattggaaggaaaactgggGTTGTGGCTCCCAAACAATTTTGAAATCCAACAGGACATACACCTTTATATTTCTAAGTCTGAGCGTCATCTATggatgatgttttgtcctccgaGCCTAATGGAAtcacagccccaccccttccaagaaCTGGCCCAGTGGCCATGTCCTCCTGGAACAATTGagtgaaggctccaccctctccaagcttCTGGATGGTTCTGCACAAATGCTGGGGCACAGGCCCCACCATCTCAGAGCGCTGGGCTGCTTTCCAGACTCTCTATCATCTGGTCAAAGGCTCCACCCTTTCAGAGCATTGgttggcagcactcttcctgaacaatggagcAGAAGGCTGCTCTCTCTTAGCAATGGTGCAGACTCACCctctccacacacatgggtgggcccatTAACATTATCCGAGAAGATGTGTTCAATcaagacctcagcttccatggttttgcccttgaagtgattatttccttcagtttgttctttgtcccttttagttTAGGCAGACAGACATTCCATTCATAAATGTTACATAAGAACTTCTCAGTTTTTCATTTAGAACATAGGGGTCAAAACCTAAGGAAGTAGGACTTTACACAGATTCTTCTTGGATAACTACAACTCCAATCCTTAAATGCACTGAAATGGTTGATGAAATCAACTTTCAGATAAACAGTCACATGGTACACTATTCTCTGGTGATGGGTTCAATAAAGTTGAATAATTTAgtctattttaatataattttattgagatgtattcacttataatgcaatcatccaaagttgtGTACAATCAATAGTTGACcttatcatcatagagttgtgcattcaccaccccaatccatttttgaacattttcttgctccaaaaaaaaaaagaaaggaaggatgtaaaggatgtaaatataaaagtaaagaagaacacccaaaacatcaaaACATCCCCTGAGAATCCTATCACACAGAGCAGGGAGGGCAAAAAGTAAACCTGCCAAGTTGtcctagagagagaggctacatctaagcaacaaaagtggttctctgggcaTGACACTAAGGAAAAATTACAATTAAGCTCAcactctccttttcagtaacaagcttcataaaggcaagccccaagttcAAGACGGCTCCACCTACCAAAATCTCCAACGCTTGTGAGATCATGAGGAATTCCCCAGGCAGGTAGGTTCAaaacttccacatttttcccaagtcCCTCTAGGgagcttttcaatttcttttttattctctgctcaaatttctctgtgatgtactggggcttcacaaTCACCTGTGAAACCAAATCAgatttcactctctattcaagATTCCCTatcaattatggtgtttgaataaactgaccatacataaGTCACATtctatagtatgctacagaaaatatagatttttccatgaaatgaacatctcttccttttgtctcacacagaatttaaaattttagaacacagtcaaatcatcctttaccctttagtctggtttaacTTTGTCCttaccaagtccatttcattcatatttctaattgaactcatctctttttcagcttctttaacagctgctgtatggGGTTATGATAATggtcatagctgccaaactctggctctgagtctcaggtgtcacacagatacctagaGTTCCAAAACACCCTCATCTTTGTTCCTCCGTACATACTGCCTTTTctcaaactgtttttaaaatttcctctttatcaCTGGATTTGAGCAATTTATTATAATGacttttgttggaattttgttcatgtttcttgtgcttgtGTTTGTGGACATTCTTGGATTTGTGGGTTTGTCATTTTCATCACTTTTAGAAAATTTTGAACCCTTATTTCTTAAAATGTCCTCTAACTTTTTAGGGATGCCAAAAACATACATATTAGATtgcttgatgttgtcccacagCTCACTGGCGAtcatttaatattctttaatttttgtttcattttgaatagtCTCTGTTGCTATGTATtcaacttcaaaaatattttcttctccaaTGTCTGCTGTGCTATGCATCCCATAccctatatttttttattctcatttgtagttttcatctctagatatCTATTGAGGTTCtcttttatatcttcttgtttttaCATAGTTTTTTTAACATGTGGAATATGTTATTATAACAGTTGAAATATTCTCATCCGGAAATTATTTCAGCTGGTAGGTGAAAATTCTTTCAGGAGGCAGCTGAAACTTTTTTTGTATTGTAGACCAAGAAAAAGGTTATTTTATGATAGAAAATATCtacattttaatttccatttgagTACATGTGTATCAGTCAGGTTTCAGATagtgcttaaaaattttttatactcCATGTATGTGTGAAATAGATGTTAAATTACTTACATTTGTTCTATTCATGCTCAGATATCCACTACCAGCCTCCCTGTTGACCTTAGGCTTTGGGAGAAAATTATGTAGCTCATCCATATAAAAAAGttttatatgttatttaaatTGTGTgtactccatggaaattatataaaTTGCCATCTACAAAAATTACCTGCTGTAAAATAAAGATAGCATACAGCATTGTGATACTTAGCTTTTCTGAGTTTATGTCATTGCTTAATTTGAAGACTATAATGctgacatttacatttaaaggcCTACGAAATAGCATTTTCCTATTGCACCATGAATGGATCCAGAAATGCGTTGAAGGATAGATAAGTAATCTAAAGAATAGAAATTCTCTATTTGCTCTTGTGACCTTGAACAACTGCTGTCTTGACTAATGGTTGCGAGAGGAACAGTAAAGGACCTGAATGTAGCAGATGCAAAAATAGGTGCACTGGGAGTGTGGAGGTGAAGTTCCAGGAGAAGTGGGGACGATGATGTGCTATAACAGCTGGGACATGGATGAGGTCTCTGAGATTTGCAGGAAGCTGGGAAGTTCAAAGGCTATCAAAGCCACTGAATTGAATAATTCCAGTACAAGTTTTGGAACAATTTGAATGAATCATGTTTCCTGTCAAGGAAATGAATTAGCTCTCTGGGATTGAAACATGATGGATGGAAAAAGCATAACTGTACTCACCAATAGGATTCTGCAGTGACCTCCTCAGTTAAGACTTTTATAAATCAAAATTTCACCATGTAATACTATGTGGGAAAAAATGTGAAGGTGGGTTAAAGACTAAAAAGAGCCACTTTTCTGCTATAACCTAGTCCATATATAAGATTACCCAATCCAGTGCTAGGAGACCAGAGAACACATGGCAGGCCCTAtgttaaaaacttaaaaagtcAAAAGACATTCTGGAAACTGTGATTGTTGAGGAGGTGAGTGGCTTGAATTTGTAGTGAGTAATCCTCCTTTAACCTGCTACTCCTATGTAAAAATATCACATCTAAATTAATTCCTTGTCTCCTTTCATAGTAACGTGCTGCTTTAATCTGTCAGCCCATAAATCATTAACGTTTTGACCATTCATGGACAATCAATTTATTGAATCAAGAAATTGATTTGAATGACAGAAGAAGAAATTTCTACTACCCCTTTGAATGCAATGTTTCTCAGGGGAGTTACTTAGACATAGTATTGTGCCATCTCCTTCCTTAAAGATACTTAAGAAGACCAAATTGCCCTCAGTTGATATAAATTCACAGGGCTCAGGAAGAATAAGTTTCCCTACTAAACCCAATACTCCATCATTTCCAGACCTTCCATGTGTAAGCATATATTTTCAAAGagacttttaattatttccacaTATTGTCCAATTTCTTCTGCATCCTGCATTTGACAGGCTTATAGATTTATTAAACATTGCTTCAAAATTATGTATGCATATGTTATTAAACACCCATATTTAAGATGTTCAATAATATCTAATGGCATTTGACAAATAAGAATAGTGAAATTATTTAATGGATGAGTTAAATGAATAATTACATGGTAAATTTTAATTAATGCAACCAATTATTTGTTAATTATGTCCAATTAGCAATAATCAGTATTAACAATTGTATAGTATTTTGATGCAAtgatatattattaataataaattgatAATATTTCCCAGTCATAATATGTCTTTTATTTACTTACCTCAGAAattgtaaaattaatatttttatgattaaaaatatgAGAAGAATATCGGAAGTAAAAATCTTCCCATCTATCTAAAATGCACTTTTCTAAAGTCTATCAGACATAATGATTTCTTATATATGCTTTGAGATATTTTCTAGGTCTCTATGGGTGCAGTATATATGATGTATTGCCTATTCATTTCTATACAAATAGTATCATATGATACATACTTTTATGTTTTGAAAATGATCTTTATATCATCAACATATTTTCTTAACTctattatttagattttttttttcctggcttatAATTCCATCGCTTCTGAAGGACATTTCAGTCATTTCtaggtttttctctctcttacaaAAGAGGCAATAGGTACCTTTATACATACTTACAGGTGCAAATCTTTTGGCTCAATGACTTATGGGCCAAATGTTAAAGTCGATACTCGGCTGTATCTGTCATCATAGAATAACTTCTATGATACAAAAGTAAACCTGTAATCTTGTCTGaggatattttttaattgtgatatgTATTATAAACCTTCAGagtcaaatgtaaaataatgacaTTACACTATAGGAACGATAATTCTCAGCATTTAGACTGATCAATTGTTCCTGTTATCActaagctgtcatttttttcacaCAAAATAAACAATGGCTTTTAATTGAGGAGGAGTAGAGACTTAAGATAATTTgggaaatttcatttttctttaacccTTTCTTATTCATAgtctttaattaaaatattctccCTGGATCCATAATGATTTACCATGAATATTGTTCTAAAAGACTTTGAGATTTTTGGCCTTATGAAATTTTGAAGTAGCAACATTGATATTCTGCTCTAATGCATCACCATATGATGTGAAGAATTCCCAAATACATTTTATCTTAAAAGAATTTGacttaaatagaaattaaataactaaaCCAATAACTTATTTCATTCTTAGAGATTATTATGCCACATAGTTAGAGTTATTCTATAAAGATGAGCATtat
Above is a window of Choloepus didactylus isolate mChoDid1 chromosome 8, mChoDid1.pri, whole genome shotgun sequence DNA encoding:
- the LOC119542921 gene encoding LOW QUALITY PROTEIN: vomeronasal type-2 receptor 26-like (The sequence of the model RefSeq protein was modified relative to this genomic sequence to represent the inferred CDS: substituted 1 base at 1 genomic stop codon), which produces MKLPAVFSLLFVLFSVSQEHNPMHSLNTYAYPGYYQDGDFIIGGLFSLKVSDGDKRSKFGFKHKFSRFRQDLAVYTKHYQHLLAMVFPVEQINKDPTILFNMSLVFWLFNVDFTEMKAIEGSMSLLSGESPSVPNCNCRAVKGDKLMGVIGEVSAGISTQSSRILSLYSVPLHXFLQKHQLERIIVKEKVVNERISSTKFDILNDQSLQNDTEAQVKVGEFIFEFHNVWHFSLNDDQIMWAEYYNETPSAVCSLMCSLGSRKATHEGKQFCCYDGVPCPDGEIANKTDMDQCVKCPEDQYPNKQRDQCNPKIMTFLSYEDSLGVVLVSMAISLSLLTALILGLFIRYQDTPIVRANNRNLSYLLLVTLKFCFLSSLMFIGQPNSVTCILRQTFFVVIFSVAVSAVLAKTFIVIVAFKAIKPGNTLHMSKVTQFSNAIVYIGSLLQICICAFWLGTSPPFPDMDTQSEFGQIILKCNEGSTTAFYCVLGYLGFLALMSLTIAFLARRLPDTFNEAKMITFSMVVFCSVWISFIPTYLSTKGKAMVALETFSISASSAGLLGCIFLPKCCVILLRSDKNSRKKLLGQVPSQRQKV